The following coding sequences lie in one Acropora palmata chromosome 3, jaAcrPala1.3, whole genome shotgun sequence genomic window:
- the LOC141876315 gene encoding uncharacterized protein LOC141876315, translating to MTNSGPGDWGQEVFTRKQRKSFLISARNCKTLKMMAYCSPTFSSKTLLKYKHGLAYVSNADGRGIFSIYGIFKRGDEPSKMTYNLVNILCYVGGEIRDGFFFEKLKESELVSIVESNFRMAKGKAFFQLCPIEEAAKLLVIPCYEKAKKRGIEIFKNHEVQRSFELYERISCFCSCGNEEEFVLAKCGREVKKAFTHLDLRRPELDAWWLEKTELNHLGCPAPPPPMNFPESETIFSGSDNMIDFMSEANNQRERTSAWKKRVLEMFSTSENFARLIGAAQHQALWYLWKGDQKMAITMLDSVNRIRKDQIEERILSAKIPVVELFLNLTQIQLANMGECEGQHSTVDWQQSTEHFCKTCYSPAKRVTSGFSSGSWILTCVEKDGKGMIGTDASRRNLITALAIVKRIESKAEFKTVIDFSLKESLEAFLEHSFVNLYWKNKPTPPMTESLIDDAVCDFVDAIDCASFEPFEWAKSCTEILKDLMEKHCHEKLSKTNITDVAVLFQKAFESQIIQNIEKVEEVPQYASLHEDRSSLYQLNSVMTALTVAPSVVSCFLLKWKNKTDFEKKKALSASLNEFLASMKKVYEGYSKKSLPLCLREDVDSSQSSSICKKRQCACQDLAKFQDYVVELLCGTRNPVSFLSCSLDGSVSLSAALFVDNCGELIKDMVLCHDIYIYEEIMDADNLEGFAKCPRLAGLCKFACSEIYTWLKVKMIANFKKSVWKEESSQEMNHCMCCGKVACEDVVLMKCSACKAVVYCSSECQRKDWKTGHKQKCHILRKP from the exons ATGACAAACAGTGGCCCTGGGGACTGGGGACAAGAGGTATTTACACGCAAGCAACGCAAGTCATTTCTTATTTCGGCGCGAAATTGCAAGACGTTGAAAATGATGGCGTACTGCAGTCCTACGTTTTCCTCAAAAACTTTACTAAAATATAAACATGGCCTCGCTTATGTATCAAATGCGGATGGTAGAGGAATTTTCTCGATTTATGGTATTTTTAAAAGAGGAGACGAACCTTCAAAGATGACTTACAACCTTGTTAACATTTTGTGCTACGTCGGGGGTGAAATTCGTGATGGcttcttctttgaaaaactcaaagaaaGCGAGTTAGTCTCCATAGTGGAGAGTAATTTTCGAATGGCTAAGggaaaagcattttttcaGCTGTGTCCTATTGAAGAAGCCGCGAAGCTCTTGGTCATTCCTTGTTACGAGAAGGCGAAAAAGAGAGgcattgaaatttttaaaaaccaCGAAGTGCAACGTAGTTTTGAGTTATACGAACGGATTTCTTGTTTCTGCAGCTGTGGCAACGAAGAAGAATTCGTACTAGCAAAGTGTGGGCGCGAGGTAAAGAAGGCATTTACTCATTTAGACCTTCGACGTCCAGAGCTTGACGCCTGGTGGCTCGAGAAGACAGAATTGAATCATTTGGGTTGTCCAGCCCCTCCTCCACCCATGAACTTTCCAGAATCCGAAACGATCTTTTCTGGAAGTGACAACATGATTGATTTTATGAGCGAGGCCAACAATCAGAGGGAAAGAACCTCAGCATGGAAGAAGAGAGTGTTAGAGATGTTCAGCACGTCTGAAAACTTTGCGAGATTGATAGGAGCGGCTCAACACCAGGCCTTGTGGTATTTGTGGAAAGGAGATCAGAAAATGGCCATCACCATGTTAGACTCTGTGAACAGAATTCGGAAAGATCAGATTGAAGAGAGAATACTAAGTGCTAAGATCCCAGTGGTGGAGCTGTTTCTGAATCTGACACAAATTCAGCTTGCAAATATGGGAGAATGTGAAGGACAGCACAGTACTGTTGATTGGCAACAATCAACAGAACATTTTTGCAAGACATGTTATTCACCTGCCAAAAGAGTGACGAGTGGTTTTTCCAGTGGATCCTGGATTTTAACTTGTGTAGAGAAAGATGGAAAAGGAATGATTGGAACAGATGCATCGAGAAGAAACCTTATTACTGCTCTTGCCATAGTCAAGCGCATTGAGAGTAAGGCAGAATTCAAAACTGTGAttgattttagtttgaaaGAAAGCCTGGAGGCCTTTTTGGAACATTCATTTGTGAATCTGTATTGGAAAAATAAACCAACTCCACCGATGACTGAAAGTCTTATTGACGATGCAGTGTGTGATTTTGTTGATGCCATTGACTGTGCAAGCTTTGAGCCCTTTGAATGGGCCAAATCATGCACTGAAATTCTGAAAGATCTGATGGAAAAGCATTGTCATGAAAAACTCTCAAAAACCAATATCACTGATGTTGCAGTGCTTTTCCAGAAAGCATTTGAATCTCaaatcattcaaaatattGAGAAAGTTGAAGAAGTACCACAGTATGCAAGCCTTCATGAAGACAGATCATCCCTATATCAACTTAATTCTGTTATGACAGCATTGACTGTTGCCCCTTCAGTTGTGAGCTGTTTCCTTCTCaagtggaaaaacaaaacagattttgaaaaaaagaaggcaCTTTCTGCAAGCTTGAATGAGTTTCTCGCTTCAATGAAGAAGGTTTATGAAGGTTACTCAAAGAAAAGCCTTCCACTTTGTCTCAGAGAAGATGTCGATTCTTCTCAATCGTCGTCAATCTGCAAGAAGAGACAATGTGCTTGCCAAGATTTagcaaaatttcaagattATGTGGTTGAGTTACTGTGTGGTACAAGGAATCCTGTTTCCTTCCTCAGTTGCTCTCTAGATGGTTCAGTTAGTCTGAGTGCAGCACTGTTCGTGGATAATTGTGGAGAGCTAATTAAGGACATGGTTTTATGCCACGACATATACATCTATGAAGAGATTATGGATGCTGACAACTTGGAAGGGTTTGCAAAATGCCCTCGGCTGGCAGGGTTGTGCAAGTTTGCTTGCAGCGAGATCTATACCTGGCTTAAGGTTa AGATGATTGCAAACTTCAAGAAAAGCGTGTGGAAGGAGGAGTCATCTCAAGAAATGAACCATTGCATGTGCTGTGGAAAAGTGGCCTGTGAAGATGTTGTTTTAATGAAATGCAGCGCTTGCAAAGCTGTTGTCTATTGTAGCTCAGAGTGTCAGAGGAAGGACTGGAAAACTGGGCACAAACAGAAATGTCATATCCTCAGAAAGCCATAA